A region from the Perca fluviatilis chromosome 16, GENO_Pfluv_1.0, whole genome shotgun sequence genome encodes:
- the LOC120544408 gene encoding complement C1q-like protein 4, whose protein sequence is MKISVSFTLLLLLGSVPASESVECQRTSPPDIYAALREITASLVQLKANMALQTTGQAQLKTEVEKLNQQQRVRQVAFSAALLPQDQQPTIGPLPTDTTLIYTYVITNIGNAYNSKTGAFTAPMRGAYNFEWTFGAFGDNSHGSGGWLVKNSEYVFMAFEQQATGFMTTSKGATLLLEVGDVVFVRLMANTLAYADGSHHNTFSGFLLFPM, encoded by the exons ATGAAGATCTCTGTGAGTTTCacgctgttgctgctgctcggCTCAGTCCCCGCAAGTGAAAGTGTTGAATGCCAGCGGACTTCTCCTCCAGACATCTACGCTGCGCTGAGAGAGATCACCGCCTCGTTGGTTCAGCTGAAGGCGAACATGGCGCTGCAGACTACAG GTCAAGCACAGCTGAAGACTGAAGTGGAAAAGCTGAATCAACAACAGCGAG tacGACAGGTTGCGTTCTCAGCCGCTCTGTTGCCTCAAGACCAACAACCAACTATTGGACCCTTGCCCACGGACACTACCCTGATCTACACATACGTTATCACCAACATTGGAAATGCCTACAACTCAAAAACAG GTGCGTTCACTGCCCCGATGAGAGGAGCGTACAACTTTGAGTGGACATTCGGTGCATTTGGAGACAACAGCCACGGTTCAGGGGGTTGGTTGGTCAAGAACTCAGAGTATGTTTTCATGGCATTTGAGCAACAGGCGACCGGTTTTATGACTACTTCTAAAGGCGCTACACTTTTGCTAGAGGTGGGAGACGTTGTGTTTGTGCGTCTGATGGCTAACACTTTGGCGTATGCCGATGGAAGTCACCACAACACCTTCAGTGGTTTTCTGCTGTTCCCCATGTAA